In a single window of the Dreissena polymorpha isolate Duluth1 chromosome 3, UMN_Dpol_1.0, whole genome shotgun sequence genome:
- the LOC127871392 gene encoding uncharacterized protein LOC127871392 isoform X1 has protein sequence MLRLAVFCIVLVVIRAQSFDPNAMNGFGSSSGGSAGGGSSSGGFDTSGGFGASSGGDASGGFGGSGFGSSAGGSSSSSGGFDTSGGFGSSSGGDASGGFGGSGFGSSSGGDASGGFGGSGFGSSSGGDASGGFGGSGFGSSSGGSSSSSGAAAFGSATGGSSSGGFGGGDASSGGFGGSGFGSSAGGDASGGFGGSGFGSSAGGDSSGGFGGASSGGDASGGFGGSGFGQSSGSTSSSGKDANGGFGGSFDPNAMGSFGGSGGGASSSGGSTDGSFDPNAINANFGGSGGGFGSGSGSGSGGSSTGGSFDPNSFGGKK, from the exons ATGTTACGACTGGCTGTTTTCTGTATAGTGCTCGTGGTCATACGGGCTCAAA GTTTCGACCCCAATGCCATGAACGGGTTCGGGTCCAGTAGCGGCGGGTCGGCCGGAGGCGGAAG TAGCAGTGGTGGGTTCGACACCTCTGGTGGATTCGGAGCCTCCTCGGGCGGAGACGCCAGTGGCGGCTTTGGCGGAAGTGGTTTCGGGAGCTCCGCGGGCGGAAGCAG CAGTAGCAGTGGCGGGTTCGATACATCTGGTGGCTTCGGCAGCTCATCCGGTGGAGACGCTAGTGGAGGTTTTGGCGGTAGTGGATTTGGGAGCTCGTCTGGCGGAGACGCCAGTGGGGGTTTCGGTGGCAGCGGATTTGGCAGCTCTTCTGGTGGAGACGCCAGCGGAGGATTCGGCGGCAGCGGATTTGGGAGCTCTTCTGGTGGAAGCAG CAGCAGTTCCGGTGCAGCGGCATTTGGGAGCGCCACTGGTGGGTCCTCTTCAGGTGGTTTTGGAGGCGGAGATGCAAG CAGCGGTGGATTCGGCGGAAGTGGCTTCGGGAGCTCGGCTGGTGGTGACGCAAGTGGAGGGTTTGGCGGAAGTGGATTTGGTAGCTCCGCTGGTGGTGACAG CAGTGGTGGTTTTGGAGGAGCAAGCTCCGGAGGCGACGCCAGCGGCGGCTTCGGCGGAAGTGGTTTCGGACAAAGCAGCGGTTCCACTTCTTCTTCCGGAAAGGATGCAAA TGGCGGCTTCGGAGGTTCCTTCGACCCCAACGCTATGGGTAGCTTCGGCGGCTCAGGCGGTGGGGCCTCTTCCAGTGGGGGCTCTACCGATGGCTCTTTCGATCCGAACGCGATAAACGCGAACTTCGGAGGCTCCGGCGGTGGTTTCGGATCAGGTTCCGGTTCCGGCTCTGGCGGAAGCAGCACCGGTGGCTCATTTGACCCGAACTCCTTTGGAGGAAAGAAATAG
- the LOC127871392 gene encoding uncharacterized protein LOC127871392 isoform X3 — MLRLAVFCIVLVVIRAQSFDPNAMNGFGSSSGGSAGGGSSSGGFDTSGGFGASSGGDASGGFGGSGFGSSAGGSSSSSGGFDTSGGFGSSSGGDASGGFGGSGFGSSSGGDASGGFGGSGFGSSSGGDASGGFGGSGFGSSSGGSSSSGAAAFGSATGGSSSGGFGGGDASSGGFGGSGFGSSAGGDASGGFGGSGFGSSAGGDSSGGFGGASSGGDASGGFGGSGFGQSSGSTSSSGKDANGGFGGSFDPNAMGSFGGSGGGASSSGGSTDGSFDPNAINANFGGSGGGFGSGSGSGSGGSSTGGSFDPNSFGGKK, encoded by the exons ATGTTACGACTGGCTGTTTTCTGTATAGTGCTCGTGGTCATACGGGCTCAAA GTTTCGACCCCAATGCCATGAACGGGTTCGGGTCCAGTAGCGGCGGGTCGGCCGGAGGCGGAAG TAGCAGTGGTGGGTTCGACACCTCTGGTGGATTCGGAGCCTCCTCGGGCGGAGACGCCAGTGGCGGCTTTGGCGGAAGTGGTTTCGGGAGCTCCGCGGGCGGAAGCAG CAGTAGCAGTGGCGGGTTCGATACATCTGGTGGCTTCGGCAGCTCATCCGGTGGAGACGCTAGTGGAGGTTTTGGCGGTAGTGGATTTGGGAGCTCGTCTGGCGGAGACGCCAGTGGGGGTTTCGGTGGCAGCGGATTTGGCAGCTCTTCTGGTGGAGACGCCAGCGGAGGATTCGGCGGCAGCGGATTTGGGAGCTCTTCTGGTGGAAGCAG CAGTTCCGGTGCAGCGGCATTTGGGAGCGCCACTGGTGGGTCCTCTTCAGGTGGTTTTGGAGGCGGAGATGCAAG CAGCGGTGGATTCGGCGGAAGTGGCTTCGGGAGCTCGGCTGGTGGTGACGCAAGTGGAGGGTTTGGCGGAAGTGGATTTGGTAGCTCCGCTGGTGGTGACAG CAGTGGTGGTTTTGGAGGAGCAAGCTCCGGAGGCGACGCCAGCGGCGGCTTCGGCGGAAGTGGTTTCGGACAAAGCAGCGGTTCCACTTCTTCTTCCGGAAAGGATGCAAA TGGCGGCTTCGGAGGTTCCTTCGACCCCAACGCTATGGGTAGCTTCGGCGGCTCAGGCGGTGGGGCCTCTTCCAGTGGGGGCTCTACCGATGGCTCTTTCGATCCGAACGCGATAAACGCGAACTTCGGAGGCTCCGGCGGTGGTTTCGGATCAGGTTCCGGTTCCGGCTCTGGCGGAAGCAGCACCGGTGGCTCATTTGACCCGAACTCCTTTGGAGGAAAGAAATAG
- the LOC127871392 gene encoding uncharacterized protein LOC127871392 isoform X25 codes for MLRLAVFCIVLVVIRAQSFDPNAMNGFGSSSGGSAGGGSSSGGFDTSGGFGASSGGDASGGFGGSGFGSSAGGSSSSSGGFDTSGGFGSSSGGDASGGFGGSGFGSSSGGDASGGFGGSGFGSSSGGDASGGFGGSGFGSSSGGSSSGAAAFGSATGGSSSGGFGGGDASSGGFGGASSGGDASGGFGGSGFGQSSGSTSSSGKDANGGFGGSFDPNAMGSFGGSGGGASSSGGSTDGSFDPNAINANFGGSGGGFGSGSGSGSGGSSTGGSFDPNSFGGKK; via the exons ATGTTACGACTGGCTGTTTTCTGTATAGTGCTCGTGGTCATACGGGCTCAAA GTTTCGACCCCAATGCCATGAACGGGTTCGGGTCCAGTAGCGGCGGGTCGGCCGGAGGCGGAAG TAGCAGTGGTGGGTTCGACACCTCTGGTGGATTCGGAGCCTCCTCGGGCGGAGACGCCAGTGGCGGCTTTGGCGGAAGTGGTTTCGGGAGCTCCGCGGGCGGAAGCAG CAGTAGCAGTGGCGGGTTCGATACATCTGGTGGCTTCGGCAGCTCATCCGGTGGAGACGCTAGTGGAGGTTTTGGCGGTAGTGGATTTGGGAGCTCGTCTGGCGGAGACGCCAGTGGGGGTTTCGGTGGCAGCGGATTTGGCAGCTCTTCTGGTGGAGACGCCAGCGGAGGATTCGGCGGCAGCGGATTTGGGAGCTCTTCTGGTGGAAGCAG TTCCGGTGCAGCGGCATTTGGGAGCGCCACTGGTGGGTCCTCTTCAGGTGGTTTTGGAGGCGGAGATGCAAG CAGTGGTGGTTTTGGAGGAGCAAGCTCCGGAGGCGACGCCAGCGGCGGCTTCGGCGGAAGTGGTTTCGGACAAAGCAGCGGTTCCACTTCTTCTTCCGGAAAGGATGCAAA TGGCGGCTTCGGAGGTTCCTTCGACCCCAACGCTATGGGTAGCTTCGGCGGCTCAGGCGGTGGGGCCTCTTCCAGTGGGGGCTCTACCGATGGCTCTTTCGATCCGAACGCGATAAACGCGAACTTCGGAGGCTCCGGCGGTGGTTTCGGATCAGGTTCCGGTTCCGGCTCTGGCGGAAGCAGCACCGGTGGCTCATTTGACCCGAACTCCTTTGGAGGAAAGAAATAG
- the LOC127871392 gene encoding uncharacterized protein LOC127871392 isoform X23 produces the protein MLRLAVFCIVLVVIRAQSFDPNAMNGFGSSSGGSAGGGSSSGGFDTSGGFGASSGGDASGGFGGSGFGSSAGGSSSSSGGFDTSGGFGSSSGGDASGGFGGSGFGSSSGGDASGGFGGSGFGSSSGGDASGGFGGSGFGSSSGGSSSSSGAAAFGSATGGSSSGGFGGGDASGGFGGASSGGDASGGFGGSGFGQSSGSTSSSGKDANGGFGGSFDPNAMGSFGGSGGGASSSGGSTDGSFDPNAINANFGGSGGGFGSGSGSGSGGSSTGGSFDPNSFGGKK, from the exons ATGTTACGACTGGCTGTTTTCTGTATAGTGCTCGTGGTCATACGGGCTCAAA GTTTCGACCCCAATGCCATGAACGGGTTCGGGTCCAGTAGCGGCGGGTCGGCCGGAGGCGGAAG TAGCAGTGGTGGGTTCGACACCTCTGGTGGATTCGGAGCCTCCTCGGGCGGAGACGCCAGTGGCGGCTTTGGCGGAAGTGGTTTCGGGAGCTCCGCGGGCGGAAGCAG CAGTAGCAGTGGCGGGTTCGATACATCTGGTGGCTTCGGCAGCTCATCCGGTGGAGACGCTAGTGGAGGTTTTGGCGGTAGTGGATTTGGGAGCTCGTCTGGCGGAGACGCCAGTGGGGGTTTCGGTGGCAGCGGATTTGGCAGCTCTTCTGGTGGAGACGCCAGCGGAGGATTCGGCGGCAGCGGATTTGGGAGCTCTTCTGGTGGAAGCAG CAGCAGTTCCGGTGCAGCGGCATTTGGGAGCGCCACTGGTGGGTCCTCTTCAGGTGGTTTTGGAGGCGGAGATGCAAG TGGTGGTTTTGGAGGAGCAAGCTCCGGAGGCGACGCCAGCGGCGGCTTCGGCGGAAGTGGTTTCGGACAAAGCAGCGGTTCCACTTCTTCTTCCGGAAAGGATGCAAA TGGCGGCTTCGGAGGTTCCTTCGACCCCAACGCTATGGGTAGCTTCGGCGGCTCAGGCGGTGGGGCCTCTTCCAGTGGGGGCTCTACCGATGGCTCTTTCGATCCGAACGCGATAAACGCGAACTTCGGAGGCTCCGGCGGTGGTTTCGGATCAGGTTCCGGTTCCGGCTCTGGCGGAAGCAGCACCGGTGGCTCATTTGACCCGAACTCCTTTGGAGGAAAGAAATAG
- the LOC127871392 gene encoding loricrin-like isoform X10, whose amino-acid sequence MLRLAVFCIVLVVIRAQSFDPNAMNGFGSSSGGSAGGGSSSGGFDTSGGFGASSGGDASGGFGGSGFGSSAGGSSSSSGGFDTSGGFGSSSGGDASGGFGGSGFGSSSGGDASGGFGGSGFGSSSGGDASGGFGGSGFGSSSGGSSSSSGAAAFGSATGGSSSGGFGGGDASGGFGGSGFGSSAGGDASGGFGGSGFGSSAGGDSGGFGGASSGGDASGGFGGSGFGQSSGSTSSSGKDANGGFGGSFDPNAMGSFGGSGGGASSSGGSTDGSFDPNAINANFGGSGGGFGSGSGSGSGGSSTGGSFDPNSFGGKK is encoded by the exons ATGTTACGACTGGCTGTTTTCTGTATAGTGCTCGTGGTCATACGGGCTCAAA GTTTCGACCCCAATGCCATGAACGGGTTCGGGTCCAGTAGCGGCGGGTCGGCCGGAGGCGGAAG TAGCAGTGGTGGGTTCGACACCTCTGGTGGATTCGGAGCCTCCTCGGGCGGAGACGCCAGTGGCGGCTTTGGCGGAAGTGGTTTCGGGAGCTCCGCGGGCGGAAGCAG CAGTAGCAGTGGCGGGTTCGATACATCTGGTGGCTTCGGCAGCTCATCCGGTGGAGACGCTAGTGGAGGTTTTGGCGGTAGTGGATTTGGGAGCTCGTCTGGCGGAGACGCCAGTGGGGGTTTCGGTGGCAGCGGATTTGGCAGCTCTTCTGGTGGAGACGCCAGCGGAGGATTCGGCGGCAGCGGATTTGGGAGCTCTTCTGGTGGAAGCAG CAGCAGTTCCGGTGCAGCGGCATTTGGGAGCGCCACTGGTGGGTCCTCTTCAGGTGGTTTTGGAGGCGGAGATGCAAG CGGTGGATTCGGCGGAAGTGGCTTCGGGAGCTCGGCTGGTGGTGACGCAAGTGGAGGGTTTGGCGGAAGTGGATTTGGTAGCTCCGCTGGTGGTGACAG TGGTGGTTTTGGAGGAGCAAGCTCCGGAGGCGACGCCAGCGGCGGCTTCGGCGGAAGTGGTTTCGGACAAAGCAGCGGTTCCACTTCTTCTTCCGGAAAGGATGCAAA TGGCGGCTTCGGAGGTTCCTTCGACCCCAACGCTATGGGTAGCTTCGGCGGCTCAGGCGGTGGGGCCTCTTCCAGTGGGGGCTCTACCGATGGCTCTTTCGATCCGAACGCGATAAACGCGAACTTCGGAGGCTCCGGCGGTGGTTTCGGATCAGGTTCCGGTTCCGGCTCTGGCGGAAGCAGCACCGGTGGCTCATTTGACCCGAACTCCTTTGGAGGAAAGAAATAG
- the LOC127871392 gene encoding uncharacterized protein LOC127871392 isoform X21 yields MLRLAVFCIVLVVIRAQSFDPNAMNGFGSSSGGSAGGGSSSGGFDTSGGFGASSGGDASGGFGGSGFGSSAGGSSSSSGGFDTSGGFGSSSGGDASGGFGGSGFGSSSGGDASGGFGGSGFGSSSGGDASGGFGGSGFGSSSGGSSSSSGAAAFGSATGGSSSGGFGGGDASSGGFGGASSGGDASGGFGGSGFGQSSGSTSSSGKDANGGFGGSFDPNAMGSFGGSGGGASSSGGSTDGSFDPNAINANFGGSGGGFGSGSGSGSGGSSTGGSFDPNSFGGKK; encoded by the exons ATGTTACGACTGGCTGTTTTCTGTATAGTGCTCGTGGTCATACGGGCTCAAA GTTTCGACCCCAATGCCATGAACGGGTTCGGGTCCAGTAGCGGCGGGTCGGCCGGAGGCGGAAG TAGCAGTGGTGGGTTCGACACCTCTGGTGGATTCGGAGCCTCCTCGGGCGGAGACGCCAGTGGCGGCTTTGGCGGAAGTGGTTTCGGGAGCTCCGCGGGCGGAAGCAG CAGTAGCAGTGGCGGGTTCGATACATCTGGTGGCTTCGGCAGCTCATCCGGTGGAGACGCTAGTGGAGGTTTTGGCGGTAGTGGATTTGGGAGCTCGTCTGGCGGAGACGCCAGTGGGGGTTTCGGTGGCAGCGGATTTGGCAGCTCTTCTGGTGGAGACGCCAGCGGAGGATTCGGCGGCAGCGGATTTGGGAGCTCTTCTGGTGGAAGCAG CAGCAGTTCCGGTGCAGCGGCATTTGGGAGCGCCACTGGTGGGTCCTCTTCAGGTGGTTTTGGAGGCGGAGATGCAAG CAGTGGTGGTTTTGGAGGAGCAAGCTCCGGAGGCGACGCCAGCGGCGGCTTCGGCGGAAGTGGTTTCGGACAAAGCAGCGGTTCCACTTCTTCTTCCGGAAAGGATGCAAA TGGCGGCTTCGGAGGTTCCTTCGACCCCAACGCTATGGGTAGCTTCGGCGGCTCAGGCGGTGGGGCCTCTTCCAGTGGGGGCTCTACCGATGGCTCTTTCGATCCGAACGCGATAAACGCGAACTTCGGAGGCTCCGGCGGTGGTTTCGGATCAGGTTCCGGTTCCGGCTCTGGCGGAAGCAGCACCGGTGGCTCATTTGACCCGAACTCCTTTGGAGGAAAGAAATAG
- the LOC127871392 gene encoding uncharacterized protein LOC127871392 isoform X12 produces the protein MLRLAVFCIVLVVIRAQSFDPNAMNGFGSSSGGSAGGGSSSGGFDTSGGFGASSGGDASGGFGGSGFGSSAGGSSSSSGGFDTSGGFGSSSGGDASGGFGGSGFGSSSGGDASGGFGGSGFGSSSGGDASGGFGGSGFGSSSGGSSSGAAAFGSATGGSSSGGFGGGDASGGFGGSGFGSSAGGDASGGFGGSGFGSSAGGDSSGGFGGASSGGDASGGFGGSGFGQSSGSTSSSGKDANGGFGGSFDPNAMGSFGGSGGGASSSGGSTDGSFDPNAINANFGGSGGGFGSGSGSGSGGSSTGGSFDPNSFGGKK, from the exons ATGTTACGACTGGCTGTTTTCTGTATAGTGCTCGTGGTCATACGGGCTCAAA GTTTCGACCCCAATGCCATGAACGGGTTCGGGTCCAGTAGCGGCGGGTCGGCCGGAGGCGGAAG TAGCAGTGGTGGGTTCGACACCTCTGGTGGATTCGGAGCCTCCTCGGGCGGAGACGCCAGTGGCGGCTTTGGCGGAAGTGGTTTCGGGAGCTCCGCGGGCGGAAGCAG CAGTAGCAGTGGCGGGTTCGATACATCTGGTGGCTTCGGCAGCTCATCCGGTGGAGACGCTAGTGGAGGTTTTGGCGGTAGTGGATTTGGGAGCTCGTCTGGCGGAGACGCCAGTGGGGGTTTCGGTGGCAGCGGATTTGGCAGCTCTTCTGGTGGAGACGCCAGCGGAGGATTCGGCGGCAGCGGATTTGGGAGCTCTTCTGGTGGAAGCAG TTCCGGTGCAGCGGCATTTGGGAGCGCCACTGGTGGGTCCTCTTCAGGTGGTTTTGGAGGCGGAGATGCAAG CGGTGGATTCGGCGGAAGTGGCTTCGGGAGCTCGGCTGGTGGTGACGCAAGTGGAGGGTTTGGCGGAAGTGGATTTGGTAGCTCCGCTGGTGGTGACAG CAGTGGTGGTTTTGGAGGAGCAAGCTCCGGAGGCGACGCCAGCGGCGGCTTCGGCGGAAGTGGTTTCGGACAAAGCAGCGGTTCCACTTCTTCTTCCGGAAAGGATGCAAA TGGCGGCTTCGGAGGTTCCTTCGACCCCAACGCTATGGGTAGCTTCGGCGGCTCAGGCGGTGGGGCCTCTTCCAGTGGGGGCTCTACCGATGGCTCTTTCGATCCGAACGCGATAAACGCGAACTTCGGAGGCTCCGGCGGTGGTTTCGGATCAGGTTCCGGTTCCGGCTCTGGCGGAAGCAGCACCGGTGGCTCATTTGACCCGAACTCCTTTGGAGGAAAGAAATAG
- the LOC127871392 gene encoding uncharacterized protein LOC127871392 isoform X4 produces MLRLAVFCIVLVVIRAQSFDPNAMNGFGSSSGGSAGGGSSSGGFDTSGGFGASSGGDASGGFGGSGFGSSAGGSSSSSGGFDTSGGFGSSSGGDASGGFGGSGFGSSSGGDASGGFGGSGFGSSSGGDASGGFGGSGFGSSSGGSSSSSGAAAFGSATGGSSSGGFGGGDASGGFGGSGFGSSAGGDASGGFGGSGFGSSAGGDSSGGFGGASSGGDASGGFGGSGFGQSSGSTSSSGKDANGGFGGSFDPNAMGSFGGSGGGASSSGGSTDGSFDPNAINANFGGSGGGFGSGSGSGSGGSSTGGSFDPNSFGGKK; encoded by the exons ATGTTACGACTGGCTGTTTTCTGTATAGTGCTCGTGGTCATACGGGCTCAAA GTTTCGACCCCAATGCCATGAACGGGTTCGGGTCCAGTAGCGGCGGGTCGGCCGGAGGCGGAAG TAGCAGTGGTGGGTTCGACACCTCTGGTGGATTCGGAGCCTCCTCGGGCGGAGACGCCAGTGGCGGCTTTGGCGGAAGTGGTTTCGGGAGCTCCGCGGGCGGAAGCAG CAGTAGCAGTGGCGGGTTCGATACATCTGGTGGCTTCGGCAGCTCATCCGGTGGAGACGCTAGTGGAGGTTTTGGCGGTAGTGGATTTGGGAGCTCGTCTGGCGGAGACGCCAGTGGGGGTTTCGGTGGCAGCGGATTTGGCAGCTCTTCTGGTGGAGACGCCAGCGGAGGATTCGGCGGCAGCGGATTTGGGAGCTCTTCTGGTGGAAGCAG CAGCAGTTCCGGTGCAGCGGCATTTGGGAGCGCCACTGGTGGGTCCTCTTCAGGTGGTTTTGGAGGCGGAGATGCAAG CGGTGGATTCGGCGGAAGTGGCTTCGGGAGCTCGGCTGGTGGTGACGCAAGTGGAGGGTTTGGCGGAAGTGGATTTGGTAGCTCCGCTGGTGGTGACAG CAGTGGTGGTTTTGGAGGAGCAAGCTCCGGAGGCGACGCCAGCGGCGGCTTCGGCGGAAGTGGTTTCGGACAAAGCAGCGGTTCCACTTCTTCTTCCGGAAAGGATGCAAA TGGCGGCTTCGGAGGTTCCTTCGACCCCAACGCTATGGGTAGCTTCGGCGGCTCAGGCGGTGGGGCCTCTTCCAGTGGGGGCTCTACCGATGGCTCTTTCGATCCGAACGCGATAAACGCGAACTTCGGAGGCTCCGGCGGTGGTTTCGGATCAGGTTCCGGTTCCGGCTCTGGCGGAAGCAGCACCGGTGGCTCATTTGACCCGAACTCCTTTGGAGGAAAGAAATAG